One Anopheles marshallii chromosome 3, idAnoMarsDA_429_01, whole genome shotgun sequence genomic region harbors:
- the LOC128715480 gene encoding nucleosome assembly protein 1-like 1-B, with translation MADHVTHEAAASSPSVPSPANEPSAGRTEASLLHQISVIEKRIKEIELEQSATANPTPPNIQAKLYALRKIQLDVVDLEVKFHYKAHAMEVEYQSEFTECQRKIARIVNGEDVPELLEANPAPNDAADQPKGIPEFWLTVLKSSLLDHLIQPADEPVLKQLQDIRVLLVNEPEAGFELQFHFGSNDYFTNEVLTKQYFLRCAPNPDAPARFNGFEIYHCKGCTIDWKPEHNLTLTPGNSFFDFFNPETLYNGDYDADFNEAILECDFQYGYHIKETIVPRAVFLFLKESTHLEQGGHFACCCDRCVYVECMDDLMVNPSLNVENDGDGSKHESSTGAEVDATQDD, from the coding sequence ATGGCCGATCACGTAACGCACGAAGCAGCGGCAAGTTCCCCGTCGGTTCCATCGCCCGCGAACGAACCTTCGGCGGGGAGAACTGAAGCCTCCCTATTGCATCAAATATCTGTCATCGAGAAGCGCATCAAGGAAATTGAATTGGAGCAATCGGCCACGGCGAACCCAACTCCGCCGAACATTCAGGCCAAGCTGTACGCGTTGCGCAAGATCCAGCTGGATGTTGTTGACCTGGAGGTAAAGTTCCACTACAAGGCACACGCGATGGAAGTCGAATATCAGTCGGAGTTTACCGAATGTCAACGAAAGATTGCACGGATCGTCAATGGGGAGGATGTGCCCGAACTGCTGGAAGCGAATCCCGCCCCGAACGATGCGGCCGATCAACCGAAAGGGATACCGGAGTTTTGGTTGACCGTGCTGAAATCCAGCTTGCTCGACCACTTGATTCAGCCGGCGGATGAACCGGTGCTGAAACAGCTGCAGGATATACGCGTCCTGCTCGTGAATGAACCGGAGGCCGGGTTTGAGCTACAGTTTCACTTCGGCAGTAACGATTACTTCACGAACGAGGTGCTCACCAAGCAGTACTTCCTGCGCTGCGCACCCAATCCGGATGCACCGGCCAGGTTTAACGGGTTCGAAATCTACCACTGCAAAGGCTGCACCATCGACTGGAAGCCGGAACACAATCTGACGTTGACGCCGGGGAATTCGTTCTTTGATTTTTTCAATCCCGAAACGTTGTACAATGGCGACTACGATGCGGACTTTAACGAAGCGATACTGGAGTGCGATTTCCAGTACGGGTACCACATCAAGGAGACGATAGTTCCCCGGGCGGTGTTTCTGTTTCTCAAGGAAAGCACACATCTTGAACAAGGAGGACATTTTGCGTGCTGCTGTGATCGATGTGTTTACGTCGAATGTATGGATGATTTAATGGTCAATCCGTCCCTCAACGTGGAGAACGACGGAGATGGGTCGAAGCATGAATCAAGCACTGGGGCAGAGGTTGATGCGACACAGGACGACTAG
- the LOC128715861 gene encoding odorant receptor Or1 has product MELKKLNPRWDAYDRRDSFWLQLVCLKYLGLWPPEDSDQATRKRYIAYGWALRIVFLHLYALTQALYFKDVKDINDIANALFVLMTQVTLIYKLEKFNYNISRIQACLRKLNCTLYHPKQQEEYGPVLRSMSGVFWLMIFLMFVAIFTIIMWVVSPAFDKDRRLPVPAWFPVDYHRSDTVYGVLFLYQTIGIVMSATYNFSTDTMFSGLMLHVNGQIVRLGSMVKKIGHEVPPERLFLIDTATTDDEWKEMRRRINYHSKVYGKTYAEVTECVLFHKDILCFSDEVQDIFQGSIFAQVCASVIIICMTLLQATGDEVTMADLLGCAFYLLVMTSQVFIFCYVGNEISYTTDKFTEFVGFSNYFRFDKLTSQAIIFFMQMTLKDVHIKVGSVLQVTLNLHTFLQIMKLSYSYLAVLQSMESE; this is encoded by the exons ATGGAGCTAAAAAAGTTGAACCCCCGTTGGGATGCGTACGACCGACGAGATTCGTTCTGGTTGCAGTTGGTGTGTTTGAAGTATTTGGGTCTTTGGCCACCGGAGGATTCGGATCAGGCCACTCGGAAGCGGTACATTGCGTACGGTTGGGCCCTGCGGATCGTGTTTCTACACCTGTACGCACTAACGCAAGCATTGTACTTCAAGGACGTGAAGGATATCAAT GACATTGCTAATGCGCTGTTTGTGCTGATGACACAGGTTACACTGATCTACAAGCTGGAGAAGTTTAATTACAACATATCCCGCATTCAGGCATGCTTGCGCAAACTTAACTGCACACTGTACCATCCGAAGCAGCAAGAAGAATACGG GCCTGTACTACGGTCGATGAGTGGTGTATTTTGGCTGATGATCTTTCTCATGTTCGTTGCCATCTTTACCATCATCATGTGGGTGGTTTCACCCGCGTTCGACAAAGATCGTCGACTACCCGTTCCGGCCTGGTTCCCGGTGGACTATCATCGTTCGGACACCGTGTACGGAGTGTTGTTCCTCTATCAAACGATCGGGATTGTCATGAGTGCGACGTACAACTTCTCCACCGACACCATGTTTTCCGGCTTGATGTTGCACGTAAATGGACAAATAGTGCGTCTTGGCAGTATGGTGAAGAAG ATAGGACATGAAGTACCTCCAGAACGTCTGTTTCTCATAGACACGGCAACAACTGATGACGAATGGAAAGAGATGAGAAGGCGAATCAATTATCACTCGAAAGTGTATGGGAAGACGTACGCCGAAGTGACTGAGTGTGTACTATTCCACAAGGATATCCTGTG CTTCAGCGATGAAGTGCAGGACATTTTCCAGGGATCCATTTTTGCACAAGTGTGCGCCTCGGTAATTATCATTTGCATGACACTGCTGCAAGCCACCGGGGACGAGGTCACGATGGCCGATCTGCTTGGGTGTGCGTTCTATCTGCTGGTGATGACTTCTCAGGTGTTTATATTTTGCTATGTTGGAAACGAAATCTCCTACACG ACGGATAAGTTTACGGAGTTTGTGGGATTTTCCAACTACTTTCGGTTCGATAAGCTCACCAGTCAGGCTATCATTTTCTTCATGCAAAT gaCATTAAAAGATGTTCACATTAAGGTGGGTAGTGTGCTGCAGGTAACATTGAATTTACACACCTTTTTACAG ATTATGAAGCTCTCATACTCTTATCTCGCTGTATTACAAAGCATGGAATCAGAGTAA